The proteins below are encoded in one region of Danio rerio strain Tuebingen ecotype United States chromosome 12, GRCz12tu, whole genome shotgun sequence:
- the zgc:174154 gene encoding uncharacterized protein LOC100537591 precursor, giving the protein MMFALLVTLCISAVFTAPSIDIQLDDHWNSWKSQHGKSYHEDVEVGRRMIWEENLRKIEQHNFEYSYGNHTFKMGMNQFGDMTNEEFRQAMNGYKQDPNRTSKGALFMEPSFFAAPQQVDWRQRGYVTPVKDQKQCGSCWSFSSTGALEGQLFRKTGKLISMSEQNLVDCSRPQGNQGCNGGIMDQAFQYVKENKGLDSEQSYPYLARDDLPCRYDPRFNVAKITGFVDIPKGNELALMNAVAAVGPVSVAIDASHQSLQFYQSGIYYERACTSRLDHAVLVVGYGYQGADVAGNRYWIVKNSWSDKWGDKGYIYMAKDKNNHCGIATMASYPLM; this is encoded by the exons ATGATGTTTGCTTTGCTCGTCACGCTGTGCATAAGTGCAGTGTTCACTGCTCCATCTATAGACATCCAGTTAGATGACCACTGGAACTCCTGGAAGAGCCAGCATGGAAAAAGCTATCATGAG GACGTAGAGGTCGGGAGGAGAATGATTTGGGAGGAGAACTTGAGAAAAATTGAGCAACACAACTTTGAGTATTCCTATGGAAATCACACCTTTAAAATGGGAATGAATCAATTTGGTGACATG ACAAATGAGGAGTTCAGACAGGCAATGAATGGTTATAAGCAGGACCCTAACCGGACGTCAAAGGGTGCATTGTTCATGGAACCCAGCTTTTTTGCAGCCCCACAACAGGTTGACTGGAGACAGAGGGGCTATGTTACTCCTGTCAAAGACCAG AAACAATGTGGATCTTGCTGGTCTTTCAGTTCAACGGGTGCCTTGGAAGGTCAGCTCTTCCGTAAAACTGGAAAGCTGATTTCTATGAGTGAGCAAAACTTGGTGGACTGTTCCAGACCACAGGGCAATCAAGGGTGTAATGGAGGCATCATGGACCAGGCCTTCCAGTATGTTAAAGAAAACAAGGGGCTGGATTCTGAGCAGTCATACCCTTATCTTGCAAGG GATGATCTGCCATGCCGGTATGACCCCCGTTTTAATGTCGCTAAAATCACCGGATTCGTGGACATTCCCAAAGGTAATGAGCTTGCTCTAATGAATGCTGTTGCTGCTGTGGGTCCTGTATCTGTTGCTATTGACGCATCACATCAATCCCTACAGTTCTATCAGTCTG GCATCTATTATGAGAGAGCATGTACCAGTCGACTTGATCATGCAGTCTTGGTGGTTGGCTATGGTTATCAGGGTGCTGATGTTGCTGGGAATAGATACTGGATTGTGAAGAACAG CTGGTCTGACAAATGGGGTGACAAAGGCTACATCTACAtggcaaaagacaaaaacaatcaCTGTGGCATTGCGACAATGGCCAGCTATCCCCTAATGTAA